Proteins from one Carassius auratus strain Wakin unplaced genomic scaffold, ASM336829v1 scaf_tig00005954, whole genome shotgun sequence genomic window:
- the LOC113071104 gene encoding gastrula zinc finger protein XlCGF8.2DB-like, with the protein MRDPEPCRTKLTEDTEELTGLMEESEESEELSEAEEKHHENPGEKPLSRSKTKKTFLKKRRVKKSLTCTQCGKSFTTKQHLDVHMRIHTGEKPFTCDLCGKSFTDTGRLKRHMRIHTGEKPFTCDLCEKSFTQRAHLKGHTRIHTGERLYACNQCGKTFTQSPHLKEHMKIHTGEKPYMCDQCEKRFTYKHELTIHTRIHTGEKPYACDQCGKRFVSGSHLKNHLTVHTKEKPHSCSDCGKSFSLLQSLKGHQKIHTGEKSYMCFECRKTFISANCLKRHQRIHTGEKPYKCSHCDKRFSQSASLRKHETIHSREKPHTCDQCGKSFAFKNHLKIHKKIHAAEKPDQRSLRSR; encoded by the exons atgagagatccagaaccctgcagaaccaaactcactgaagacactgaagaactaacag gtcTGATGGAAGAAAGCGAGGAGAGTGAAGAACTGAGTGAAGCAGAGGAGAAACATCACGAGAACCCTGGAGAAAAACCTTTGAGTCGCTCAAAGactaaaaagacatttttaaagaaaagaagagtCAAGAAATCTTtgacctgcactcagtgtggaaagagtttcacaacCAAACAACATCTTGATgttcacatgaggatccacactggagagaaaccgttcacATGTGATCTGTGCGGGAAGAGCTTCACAGATACAGGGAGACTCAAGAgacacatgaggatccacactggagagaagccgttcaCGTGTGATCTGTGCGAGAAGAGCTTCACACAGAGAGCACATCTTAAGGGACACACGAGGATCCACACGGGAGAAAGACTGTATGCATGTAATCAGTGTGGAAAGACTTTCACACAATCACCACACCTTAAAGaacacatgaaaatccacaccggagagaaaccatacatGTGTGATCAGTGTGAAAAGAGATTTACATACAAACATGAACTTACTATTCACACgaggatccacaccggagagaagccgtATGCTTGTGATCAGTGCGGCAAAAGATTTGTTTCTGGATCACACCTGAAGAATCACCTGACAGTTCATACGAAGGAGAAGCCACATTCATGTTCTgattgtggaaagagtttttcacttCTGCAAAGTTTAAAAGgacatcagaaaatacataccGGTGAAAAATcttacatgtgctttgagtgtagGAAgacttttatttcagcaaactgtttaaaacggcaccagaggattcacactggagagaaaccttacaagtgttcacactgtgacaagagattcagtcagtcagcaaGTCTGAGAAAACACGAGACGATCCACAGCAgagagaaaccacacacatgtgatcagtgcgggaagagttttgcttttaaaaatcaCCTGAAGATACACAAGAAGATCCATGCAGCGGAGAAACCAGATCAGCGCAGTCTGAGATCAcggtaa